A region of Thermococcus barossii DNA encodes the following proteins:
- the fni gene encoding type 2 isopentenyl-diphosphate Delta-isomerase, producing the protein MEAFDKEELTIIRKFEHIEHCLRRNVQAHVSNGFEDVHFVHMSLPEIDKDEVDLSVEFLGRKFDYPIFIAGMTGGTRGSQLAGKINKTLAQAAQELNIPMGVGSQRAMIRKPETWESYYVRDVAPDVFLVGNLGAPQFAETMPGRYGVEEALKAVETIQADALAIHLNPLQESVQPEGDTQYRGVLKALAELKAEFPYPIIAKETGAGVSMEVAIRLESIGIDAIDVGGLGGTSWSAVEYYRAKDEMGRNLALRFWDWGIKTAISVAEVRYSTDLPIIATGGMRDGIMMAKALAMGATFAGVALPLLRPAVKGDVEGVIKVLQRYIEEIRNAMFLVGAKNVEELRKVPLVVTGFTREWLEQRIELASYLRGR; encoded by the coding sequence ATGGAGGCTTTTGATAAGGAAGAGCTCACGATCATCAGGAAGTTTGAGCACATAGAGCACTGCCTCAGGAGGAACGTTCAGGCTCATGTAAGCAACGGCTTTGAGGATGTGCACTTCGTCCATATGAGCCTGCCCGAGATAGACAAGGACGAGGTGGATTTGAGCGTCGAGTTCCTTGGAAGGAAGTTCGACTACCCGATTTTTATAGCCGGAATGACCGGCGGAACGAGGGGCTCTCAGCTCGCGGGCAAGATAAACAAGACCCTCGCCCAGGCTGCACAGGAGCTCAACATACCGATGGGCGTCGGCAGTCAGAGGGCCATGATAAGGAAGCCTGAAACCTGGGAGAGCTACTACGTCCGCGATGTCGCTCCGGACGTCTTCCTCGTCGGCAACCTCGGGGCACCGCAGTTCGCCGAGACGATGCCGGGGCGCTACGGGGTTGAGGAGGCCCTTAAAGCAGTTGAGACCATCCAGGCCGATGCTCTTGCCATACACCTCAACCCGCTCCAGGAGAGCGTTCAGCCGGAGGGGGACACGCAGTACCGCGGAGTGCTGAAGGCACTAGCCGAGCTTAAAGCCGAGTTTCCCTACCCGATAATCGCCAAAGAAACCGGTGCCGGCGTCTCGATGGAGGTCGCGATAAGGCTCGAAAGCATTGGAATAGACGCGATTGACGTCGGTGGCCTCGGCGGGACGAGCTGGAGCGCCGTCGAGTACTACCGTGCCAAGGACGAGATGGGCAGAAACCTCGCCCTTCGCTTCTGGGACTGGGGTATAAAGACTGCCATAAGCGTTGCTGAGGTTCGCTACTCAACGGATCTGCCAATTATCGCTACTGGCGGAATGCGCGACGGAATAATGATGGCGAAGGCCCTCGCAATGGGTGCAACCTTTGCCGGCGTCGCTTTACCGCTCCTCAGACCAGCGGTCAAGGGCGACGTTGAGGGGGTAATCAAAGTCCTTCAGCGCTACATCGAGGAGATACGAAATGCCATGTTCCTCGTTGGGGCTAAAAACGTCGAGGAGCTCAGGAAGGTTCCGCTTGTGGTTACGGGCTTCACGAGGGAGTGGCTCGAGCAGAGGATTGAGCTGGCGAGTTATCTCAGGGGGCGCTGA
- a CDS encoding RNase J family beta-CASP ribonuclease, with the protein MIKIYTVSGYEEVGKNMTAVEYNGEVVIIDMGIRLDRVLIHEDVNIQQFPTKELQKLGAIPDDSSIRNRKVVAITFTHGHLDHIGAVAKLAPHYPDVPIYGTPYTIKLAKGEVKSEQYFEVKNPMYETEYGEIVQVSENLAIEFVRITHSIPQSSMVVVHTPEGAVVHTGDFKFDNNNPLGERPDYKRLRELGKEGVKVLIPESTRIEQPTKTPSEAVAQMLLEDFFLYEGMEADGLIATTFASHIARLQELIWIANKMGRQAVLVGRSLAKYTGIAKQLGLIKMKGAKAVRSPNAVRKVLKEVSGARESYLLIVTGHQGEPGAVLTRMANGELYDIGKRDTVVFSAGTIPNPLNRAQRYVLETKLKMRGVRMIKDLHVSGHASREDHRYLLRLLNPENIVPAHGDFRMLTHYAELAEEEGYLIGRDVFVSRNGYMVEIK; encoded by the coding sequence ATGATAAAAATCTACACAGTTAGCGGTTACGAGGAAGTAGGCAAGAACATGACCGCCGTCGAATACAACGGCGAAGTTGTTATAATCGACATGGGGATAAGGCTTGACCGCGTTCTCATTCATGAAGACGTCAATATCCAGCAGTTTCCCACGAAGGAACTTCAAAAATTGGGTGCAATTCCTGACGATTCATCAATACGGAACAGGAAGGTCGTCGCGATAACCTTCACCCACGGCCATCTCGACCACATCGGAGCCGTCGCGAAGCTGGCTCCCCATTACCCGGATGTCCCGATATACGGCACGCCCTACACGATAAAGCTCGCGAAGGGCGAGGTCAAGAGCGAGCAGTACTTCGAGGTCAAGAACCCCATGTACGAGACAGAGTACGGCGAGATAGTCCAGGTGAGCGAGAACCTGGCGATAGAGTTTGTGAGGATAACTCACTCCATTCCGCAGTCCTCTATGGTCGTCGTCCACACCCCGGAGGGTGCCGTGGTTCACACGGGCGACTTCAAGTTTGACAACAACAACCCCCTCGGCGAGAGGCCGGACTACAAGCGCCTGAGGGAGCTCGGCAAAGAGGGCGTTAAGGTTCTTATCCCCGAGTCAACCCGTATTGAGCAGCCAACCAAGACGCCGAGCGAGGCGGTCGCCCAGATGCTCCTTGAGGACTTCTTCCTCTACGAGGGAATGGAGGCTGACGGCCTTATAGCGACCACCTTCGCCAGTCACATCGCCCGCCTTCAGGAGCTCATATGGATAGCCAACAAGATGGGCAGGCAGGCCGTTCTTGTGGGGCGCTCGCTCGCCAAGTACACCGGCATAGCCAAGCAGCTCGGTCTGATCAAGATGAAGGGGGCCAAGGCAGTTAGGAGTCCCAACGCGGTAAGAAAGGTTCTCAAGGAGGTTTCCGGGGCGAGGGAGAGCTACCTCCTCATAGTAACGGGGCACCAGGGAGAGCCGGGGGCCGTTCTTACTAGGATGGCAAACGGGGAGCTCTACGACATCGGCAAGCGCGACACCGTCGTCTTCTCAGCAGGGACAATACCCAACCCCCTCAACAGGGCCCAGCGCTACGTGCTGGAGACCAAGCTCAAGATGCGGGGAGTTAGGATGATAAAGGATCTCCACGTCTCCGGCCACGCCAGCAGGGAGGATCATCGCTACCTCCTTCGGCTTCTCAACCCGGAGAACATAGTGCCGGCACACGGCGACTTCAGGATGCTCACCCACTACGCCGAGCTGGCGGAGGAGGAGGGCTACCTCATCGGCAGGGACGTCTTTGTATCGAGGAACGGGTACATGGTCGAGATAAAGTAG
- a CDS encoding polyprenyl synthetase family protein, which produces MGKYDELFARVKELAKDVDKAIFELIPEKEPKNLYDASRHYPLAGGKRVRPFVVLRAAEAVGGDPEKALYPAAAVEFIHNYSLVHDDIMDMDELRRGRPTVHKLWGVNMAILAGDLLFTKAFEAIAKAEVSPEKKERILNVLVRTSNLLCEGQALDIEFETRDEVTVDEYLRMISGKTGALFEGSAEIGAIVGTDNEDYIKALARWGMNVGIAFQIWDDVLDLIADEEKLGKPVGSDIRKGKKTLIVSHFFSKASEEDKAEFLKVFGKYAGDAKGDALIHDERVKEEVARAIELLKKYGSIDYAAEYAKNLVKEANEGLKVLPKSEARNDLELLAEFLVEREF; this is translated from the coding sequence ATGGGGAAGTACGATGAGTTGTTTGCAAGGGTTAAGGAGCTTGCAAAGGACGTTGATAAGGCGATATTCGAGCTCATCCCTGAGAAAGAACCGAAGAACCTCTATGATGCCTCCAGACACTATCCGCTCGCCGGAGGAAAGCGCGTCAGGCCCTTCGTGGTTCTCCGCGCCGCCGAGGCCGTAGGCGGCGACCCAGAAAAGGCGCTCTATCCAGCCGCCGCCGTCGAGTTCATCCACAACTACTCCCTCGTCCACGATGACATCATGGACATGGACGAGTTGCGCAGGGGAAGACCGACCGTCCATAAGCTCTGGGGAGTGAACATGGCGATTCTGGCTGGAGACCTGCTCTTCACCAAGGCCTTCGAGGCGATAGCCAAAGCCGAGGTTAGCCCCGAGAAGAAGGAAAGAATTCTTAACGTTCTGGTCAGGACATCCAACCTTCTCTGCGAGGGCCAGGCCCTTGACATAGAGTTCGAGACGAGGGATGAGGTCACCGTTGACGAGTACCTCAGGATGATAAGCGGCAAGACCGGGGCGCTCTTTGAGGGCTCGGCTGAGATAGGCGCGATAGTCGGGACGGATAACGAGGATTACATAAAGGCCCTTGCTAGGTGGGGAATGAACGTCGGAATAGCGTTTCAGATATGGGATGACGTCCTCGACCTCATAGCGGACGAGGAGAAGCTCGGCAAGCCCGTTGGGAGCGACATAAGGAAGGGCAAAAAGACGCTCATAGTCAGCCATTTCTTCAGCAAAGCCAGCGAGGAGGACAAGGCCGAGTTCCTCAAGGTCTTCGGCAAGTACGCCGGCGACGCCAAGGGCGACGCTCTGATACACGATGAGAGGGTCAAGGAGGAAGTCGCCAGGGCCATCGAGCTCCTAAAGAAGTACGGCAGCATAGACTACGCTGCGGAATACGCCAAGAACCTCGTTAAGGAGGCCAACGAGGGCCTGAAGGTCCTCCCGAAAAGCGAGGCAAGAAATGATTTGGAGCTGCTGGCCGAGTTCCTCGTCGAGAGAGAGTTCTGA
- a CDS encoding MFS transporter produces the protein MGQSKWGVLMIMSAALFIMFIDTTMMNVSISALVRDLDTTVAGVQGAITLYALVMAAFMITGAKLADIWGTKKVFFRGLVIYTIGTLMAAFAPNLAVLLLGWSILEGIGASMMMPATVTYITKAYTGKDRAFAFGVWGGVGGAAAAFGPIIGGFFTTYITWRLGFFMEAFIAAGIFAYMKILSDYRLERKVKLDVVGAALVGIGLFLLTLSVLIMDPLSNPPVLLLMVAGLVVLAAFWKYEERRKSRGEDILIDVDIFKSKIFTAANLVSIFFQITLAGIMFTIPVFVQQYLHYNAIQTGFVIVPLSIMMFIFSMSGQRFLKYLTPKQIIQLGIALTFVGLYLLLRVLKPGVEGSDFALGLALYGTGFGLIFSQITNLAMMGAKPEQQADASGVFNAQKQFGLSLGTAFIGAVLVLGVIHSITRQIYESGLFEGNKEQIKEAVIQWIIKMQQGELNIPPEYHDIVVKMVNASFIDTMKVAVIFMMGILVISALLSFLLPKGEKAVEEAT, from the coding sequence ATGGGACAGTCCAAATGGGGAGTTCTTATGATCATGAGCGCGGCGCTCTTCATTATGTTCATCGACACCACGATGATGAACGTTTCTATCAGCGCCCTTGTAAGGGATCTTGACACAACCGTGGCCGGCGTCCAGGGTGCGATAACGCTCTACGCCCTGGTCATGGCAGCCTTCATGATAACCGGCGCAAAGCTGGCCGACATCTGGGGTACAAAGAAGGTCTTCTTCCGCGGACTGGTTATATACACAATAGGAACGCTTATGGCCGCCTTTGCCCCCAATCTCGCCGTTCTTCTCCTTGGGTGGTCAATCCTGGAGGGCATCGGCGCCTCGATGATGATGCCGGCGACGGTCACCTACATAACCAAGGCCTACACCGGCAAGGACAGGGCCTTCGCCTTTGGCGTCTGGGGTGGCGTCGGCGGTGCCGCTGCGGCATTCGGTCCGATTATTGGTGGTTTCTTCACGACATACATCACCTGGCGTCTCGGCTTCTTCATGGAGGCCTTCATAGCGGCGGGAATATTCGCCTACATGAAGATACTCTCCGACTACAGGCTGGAGAGGAAGGTGAAGCTCGACGTGGTGGGGGCGGCGCTCGTTGGCATTGGTCTGTTCCTGCTCACGCTTTCCGTCCTCATTATGGATCCCCTATCCAACCCGCCGGTTCTGCTCCTCATGGTCGCCGGCCTGGTGGTGCTGGCGGCATTCTGGAAGTACGAAGAACGGAGGAAAAGCAGGGGCGAGGACATTCTCATAGATGTAGACATCTTCAAGTCTAAAATCTTCACCGCGGCCAACCTGGTGAGCATCTTCTTCCAGATAACGCTCGCGGGCATAATGTTCACAATCCCGGTTTTCGTCCAGCAGTACCTCCACTACAACGCCATCCAGACCGGTTTTGTCATAGTCCCTCTCTCGATAATGATGTTCATATTCTCCATGAGCGGCCAGAGGTTTTTGAAGTACCTCACCCCGAAGCAGATAATCCAGCTCGGAATAGCCCTCACCTTCGTCGGCCTCTACCTCCTCCTCCGCGTCCTCAAGCCCGGGGTCGAGGGAAGCGACTTCGCCCTCGGCCTGGCCCTCTACGGAACGGGCTTTGGGCTTATATTTTCCCAGATAACCAACCTGGCAATGATGGGGGCGAAGCCGGAGCAGCAGGCTGACGCCTCCGGCGTCTTCAACGCCCAGAAGCAGTTCGGCCTCTCCCTCGGAACGGCCTTCATCGGTGCCGTCCTCGTCCTTGGAGTCATACACAGCATAACGAGGCAGATCTACGAGTCGGGCCTCTTTGAGGGGAACAAGGAGCAGATAAAGGAGGCCGTCATCCAGTGGATAATTAAGATGCAGCAGGGCGAGCTGAACATTCCACCGGAGTACCACGACATTGTTGTGAAGATGGTGAACGCGTCTTTCATCGACACGATGAAGGTGGCGGTAATCTTCATGATGGGCATCCTCGTCATCAGCGCCCTGCTCTCCTTCCTCCTGCCGAAGGGGGAGAAGGCCGTCGAAGAAGCTACCTGA
- the leuS gene encoding leucine--tRNA ligase, protein MAELDFKAIEKKWQKRWLEEKAFEPKANEKPKEKKFYITVAFPYLSGHLHVGHARTYTIPDVIARFKRMQGYNVLFPMAWHITGAPIVGIAERIKNRDPKTIHIYRDVYKVPEEILWKFEDPREIVKYFMKAARETFIRAGFSVDWTREFHTTSLFPPFSKFIEWQFWTLKDKGLVVKGAHRVRWDPVVGTPLGDHDIMEGEDVQILDYVIIKFILEENGEEIYLPAATLRPETVYGVTNMWLNPEAIYVKAKVRRNGREETWIISKEAAYKLSFQDREIEVIEEFRGERLIGKYVKNPVTGDEVIILPAEFVDPDNATGVVMSVPAHAPFDHVALEDLKKETELLLKYDIDPRVVEEISYISLIRLEGYGDFPAVEEAERLGVKSQKDVEKLEEATKNIYKAEYHKGIFKIEPYAGKTVQEAKDLIAKELLESGRAEIMYEFAEKPVISRFGNQAVIKIIHDQWFIDYGNPEWKEKAREALAEMTIYPESRRAQFEAVIEWLDKKACARKVGLGTPLPWDPDWVIESLSDSTIYMAYYTISRHINRLREEGRLDPEKLDREFFDYLFLEEFSEKREKELAEKTGIPAEIIHEMKEEFEYWYPLDWRCSAKDLIPNHLTFFIFNHVAIFRKEHWPKGIAVNGFGTLEGTKMSKSKGNVLNFIDAIEENGADVVRLYIMGLAEHDSDFDWRRKEVGKLRRQVERFYELVSEFAGYDAREDVELKDIDRWMLHRLNKAIEEATKALEEFRTRTAVQWAFYSVLNDLRWYMRRTEGRDDTAKRHVLRKLAEVWVRLMAPFTPHISEELWEKLGGEGFVSLAKWPEPVPEWWNETVEAEEEFVKALIEDIKEIIRVARIEEPKRAYVYTAPEWKWRVVEVVSEKKDFKSAMSELMKDPEMRKRGKEVSRLIQKLIKERAFEVKRIDEEKALREAKDFMEKELGIEIIINPEEDKGGKKKAAMPLKPAVFVE, encoded by the coding sequence ATGGCTGAGCTCGACTTTAAGGCCATTGAGAAGAAGTGGCAGAAGCGCTGGCTGGAGGAAAAGGCCTTTGAACCAAAGGCAAATGAGAAACCGAAAGAGAAGAAGTTCTACATAACGGTCGCTTTCCCGTACCTCTCGGGGCACCTTCACGTCGGCCACGCGAGAACCTACACGATTCCCGACGTTATCGCCAGGTTCAAGAGAATGCAGGGGTACAACGTTCTCTTCCCCATGGCCTGGCACATCACCGGCGCGCCCATAGTTGGAATTGCCGAGCGCATCAAGAACCGCGACCCCAAGACGATACACATCTACCGCGACGTATACAAAGTTCCCGAGGAAATCCTCTGGAAGTTCGAGGATCCGAGGGAGATAGTCAAGTACTTCATGAAGGCCGCGAGGGAGACCTTCATACGCGCCGGTTTCTCCGTTGACTGGACGCGCGAGTTCCATACCACAAGTCTCTTCCCGCCCTTCAGCAAGTTCATTGAGTGGCAGTTCTGGACTCTCAAGGACAAGGGGCTGGTCGTCAAGGGCGCCCACAGGGTCCGCTGGGACCCGGTTGTTGGCACTCCTCTCGGCGACCACGACATAATGGAGGGCGAAGACGTCCAGATACTGGACTACGTCATCATCAAGTTCATACTGGAGGAGAACGGCGAGGAAATCTACCTGCCCGCCGCTACGCTGAGGCCGGAGACAGTCTATGGAGTAACCAACATGTGGCTGAACCCAGAGGCGATTTACGTCAAGGCGAAAGTCAGGCGCAACGGAAGGGAAGAGACCTGGATAATCAGCAAAGAAGCCGCTTACAAGCTCTCCTTCCAGGACAGGGAGATCGAGGTCATCGAGGAGTTCAGGGGCGAGAGGCTGATCGGCAAGTACGTGAAGAACCCCGTAACGGGCGACGAGGTCATAATCCTGCCGGCCGAGTTCGTTGACCCAGACAACGCGACAGGGGTTGTCATGAGCGTTCCGGCTCACGCTCCCTTCGACCACGTGGCCCTGGAGGATTTGAAGAAGGAGACCGAGCTCCTGCTCAAGTACGACATAGACCCGCGCGTGGTCGAGGAGATAAGCTACATCTCACTGATAAGGCTCGAAGGCTACGGCGACTTCCCCGCCGTGGAAGAGGCTGAGAGGCTCGGAGTGAAGAGCCAGAAGGACGTTGAGAAGCTTGAGGAAGCGACAAAGAACATCTACAAGGCCGAGTACCACAAGGGCATCTTCAAGATAGAGCCCTACGCCGGCAAGACGGTCCAGGAGGCCAAAGACCTGATAGCTAAGGAGCTGCTAGAGAGCGGAAGGGCCGAGATAATGTACGAGTTCGCCGAGAAGCCCGTGATAAGCCGCTTCGGAAACCAGGCCGTCATCAAGATAATCCACGACCAGTGGTTCATCGACTACGGCAACCCCGAGTGGAAGGAGAAGGCGAGGGAAGCCCTGGCGGAGATGACGATTTATCCAGAGAGCAGGCGCGCACAGTTCGAAGCGGTAATAGAGTGGCTCGACAAGAAGGCCTGCGCGAGAAAAGTCGGCCTGGGAACGCCGCTCCCGTGGGATCCCGACTGGGTCATCGAGAGCCTGAGCGACTCAACCATCTACATGGCGTACTACACGATAAGCAGGCACATCAACAGGCTCCGCGAGGAGGGTAGGCTCGACCCGGAGAAGCTCGACAGGGAGTTCTTCGACTACCTGTTCCTGGAGGAGTTCAGCGAGAAGCGCGAGAAGGAGCTGGCCGAGAAGACCGGGATTCCAGCGGAGATTATCCATGAAATGAAGGAGGAGTTCGAGTACTGGTACCCGCTCGACTGGCGCTGCTCGGCGAAGGACCTGATACCGAACCACCTGACGTTCTTCATATTCAACCACGTGGCGATATTCAGGAAGGAGCACTGGCCGAAGGGAATAGCCGTCAACGGCTTCGGAACACTCGAAGGAACGAAAATGAGCAAGAGCAAGGGCAACGTGCTGAACTTCATAGATGCAATCGAGGAGAACGGTGCCGATGTGGTGAGGCTCTACATAATGGGCTTAGCTGAGCACGACAGCGACTTCGACTGGCGCAGGAAAGAGGTCGGAAAGCTCCGCAGGCAGGTCGAGCGCTTCTACGAACTGGTAAGCGAGTTCGCGGGCTATGATGCAAGGGAGGATGTCGAACTCAAGGACATCGACCGCTGGATGCTCCACAGGCTGAACAAGGCAATCGAGGAAGCCACCAAAGCCCTCGAAGAGTTCAGGACAAGGACGGCAGTGCAGTGGGCGTTTTATTCAGTCCTGAATGACCTGCGCTGGTACATGAGGAGGACGGAGGGAAGAGATGATACCGCCAAGCGCCATGTGCTCAGAAAGCTCGCAGAGGTCTGGGTCAGGCTGATGGCCCCGTTCACCCCGCACATCAGCGAGGAGCTCTGGGAGAAGCTCGGCGGGGAAGGGTTCGTCAGCCTGGCGAAGTGGCCAGAGCCGGTTCCAGAGTGGTGGAACGAGACGGTCGAGGCGGAGGAGGAGTTCGTCAAGGCCCTCATCGAGGACATCAAGGAGATAATCCGCGTGGCGAGGATAGAGGAGCCAAAGAGGGCCTACGTCTACACCGCCCCGGAGTGGAAGTGGCGCGTTGTGGAAGTGGTCTCAGAAAAGAAGGACTTCAAGTCAGCGATGTCCGAGCTGATGAAAGACCCGGAGATGAGGAAGCGCGGCAAGGAGGTAAGCAGGCTCATCCAGAAGCTCATCAAGGAGAGGGCCTTTGAGGTCAAGCGCATAGACGAGGAGAAGGCCCTGAGGGAAGCCAAGGACTTTATGGAGAAGGAGCTCGGCATCGAGATAATCATCAACCCGGAGGAGGACAAGGGAGGAAAGAAGAAGGCCGCGATGCCGCTGAAGCCGGCGGTGTTTGTTGAGTGA
- a CDS encoding DUF257 family protein — translation MAVGKLGEVFQFLDSVGFGETVLIEYTSPNYTLDFMVLLLKRYADDRGHPFVVDDNLDTLHVINEHLRFFGVRGIFDDAIVLKTGGVVNVGKVIDRVKVESEASIYLRRYEEASARAFSDLEGSINVVIGLEKLFAFVDNYRNFYEMISSIDRFLGNRKRKAFYLLDRNICEMIPINPLPELEKIASTFLDVQFDGTRLIGKIHKSPDIRMIGWEIEVSVEDIL, via the coding sequence ATGGCCGTGGGTAAACTCGGAGAGGTGTTTCAGTTCCTGGATTCCGTCGGATTTGGAGAAACCGTACTGATAGAGTACACCTCACCCAACTACACCCTCGACTTCATGGTGCTCCTTCTGAAACGATACGCCGATGACAGGGGTCATCCGTTCGTCGTCGATGATAACTTGGATACGCTCCATGTAATCAACGAGCATCTCAGGTTCTTTGGGGTGAGGGGTATTTTTGACGATGCCATCGTTCTGAAGACCGGAGGGGTCGTGAACGTAGGAAAGGTCATTGATAGGGTGAAGGTGGAGAGTGAAGCATCAATCTATCTGCGCAGGTACGAAGAAGCAAGTGCCAGGGCTTTTTCTGACCTAGAAGGGTCTATAAACGTTGTCATTGGACTGGAAAAACTCTTCGCTTTCGTTGACAACTACCGCAACTTCTATGAGATGATATCCAGCATAGACCGGTTCCTGGGAAACAGGAAAAGAAAAGCGTTCTACCTGCTTGACAGGAACATCTGCGAGATGATACCAATCAACCCGCTTCCAGAACTTGAGAAGATCGCGAGCACATTCCTGGATGTTCAGTTCGACGGCACCAGGCTGATAGGGAAAATACACAAATCCCCGGACATTAGGATGATAGGATGGGAGATAGAGGTCTCGGTTGAGGACATCCTCTGA